In Paenibacillus hexagrammi, the following are encoded in one genomic region:
- a CDS encoding ATP-binding protein — MEEQVKILAVDDRYENLLALQSILASCDCDLVTLQSGEEVLKYLLKEPAHNIAAILMDVQMPGLNGFETTELIKQKKSCEDIPIIFLTAISTSIEHVLRGYHAGSIDYVFKPVHPELLKMKVDAFIKLHRVQHNYMRQSELLHSRTLELEAANHKLAAAEMLLKQQNEQLEKRVEERTRELIEAHNKLMKSQAHFKKMFQASPCLMTIRNLSTFEYIDVNESWKYHTGYGDEVIGTSLNPMNQTADTSDEPRLGELYQNYKVKYETKQKEIRSALVSTEIIEMNDEKCLLQVGIDITETLRYETEMARLAQLNLVGEMAAGIAHEIRNPMTTIRGFLQLFRNSQGRMDNEYIEIMLEELDRANDIITEYLSLAKNKRTYQNAMQLNRILETLSPLIQAEAVMTGKHFHVHYGECPDVQLDDKEIRQLILNICINGLEAMEAGGKLTVQTYSESEHVILKISDEGGGIQTEHLEKLGRPFFTTKEHGTGLGLAVCYSIAARHNAKIEVQSSPAGTTFTIKFIIPVPILV, encoded by the coding sequence ATGGAAGAACAGGTCAAAATTTTGGCAGTAGATGACCGCTACGAGAACTTGCTGGCCCTGCAAAGTATACTTGCCTCTTGCGACTGTGATCTTGTCACGCTTCAATCCGGAGAAGAGGTTCTCAAATATTTATTGAAGGAACCCGCCCACAACATTGCAGCTATTCTGATGGATGTGCAAATGCCCGGTCTGAATGGTTTTGAAACGACGGAGCTCATCAAACAGAAGAAATCGTGTGAAGATATTCCTATTATATTCTTAACCGCCATCAGCACTTCCATCGAGCATGTACTCAGAGGCTATCATGCGGGATCAATCGACTATGTATTTAAGCCTGTACATCCCGAACTACTCAAGATGAAGGTAGATGCTTTCATTAAGCTGCATCGCGTCCAGCATAATTACATGCGACAAAGCGAGCTCCTCCATTCCCGTACCTTGGAGCTTGAGGCAGCCAATCATAAATTGGCAGCGGCTGAAATGCTGCTCAAGCAGCAAAACGAGCAGCTCGAGAAGAGAGTAGAAGAGCGGACACGGGAACTGATTGAAGCCCATAATAAACTTATGAAGTCACAAGCACATTTCAAAAAGATGTTCCAAGCCTCTCCGTGTTTAATGACGATCCGTAATTTGTCCACCTTCGAGTATATCGATGTCAATGAAAGTTGGAAGTATCATACCGGATATGGAGACGAAGTCATCGGCACCTCTCTCAATCCCATGAACCAAACTGCCGACACTTCGGATGAGCCGCGGCTCGGAGAGTTATATCAGAATTATAAAGTCAAGTATGAAACCAAGCAAAAGGAAATCCGCAGTGCGCTGGTGTCTACGGAGATTATTGAAATGAACGACGAAAAATGTCTCCTGCAGGTCGGCATTGATATTACAGAAACGCTTCGGTACGAAACGGAAATGGCCAGACTGGCCCAGTTAAACCTGGTCGGTGAAATGGCTGCAGGGATCGCTCATGAGATCCGCAATCCCATGACTACCATCCGTGGCTTCCTCCAGTTGTTCCGTAACAGTCAAGGCAGGATGGATAACGAATATATTGAGATCATGCTGGAAGAGCTGGACAGAGCCAATGATATTATTACCGAATACTTATCACTTGCCAAAAATAAACGAACCTATCAAAACGCCATGCAGTTGAATCGCATTCTAGAGACGCTCTCTCCTCTCATTCAAGCAGAAGCGGTCATGACCGGTAAACATTTTCATGTACACTATGGGGAATGCCCTGACGTTCAGCTCGATGATAAAGAAATCCGCCAATTAATTTTAAATATTTGCATCAACGGTTTGGAAGCGATGGAAGCAGGAGGCAAGCTGACGGTTCAAACGTATTCGGAATCTGAGCATGTTATTCTCAAAATCTCCGACGAAGGCGGCGGCATTCAAACGGAGCATCTAGAAAAGCTGGGAAGACCTTTCTTCACGACCAAGGAACATGGCACTGGACTGGGACTCGCCGTATGCTACAGCATTGCGGCAAGACATAACGCTAAAATTGAAGTACAAAGCAGCCCGGCAGGAACTACCTTTACGATCAAATTTATAATTCCAGTTCCGATTCTCGTATAG
- the phoU gene encoding phosphate signaling complex protein PhoU → MDTRPGFHQSLELLQQELIQMGSNVEDSIYAAVQSLAKLDDKMAAEIIKKDDEIDDFLTRIDELCLRLIATQQPMASDLRIIGAAIKIATDLERIADHAVDIARITIRFAGEELVKPLETIPQMADISIQMLQESLIAYAERDVHRAAALAEKDDRVDKLYSGVMQELIGMMNEDSSRNRQLTHLLLVAHYLERVADHVTNIGEGVIYMVTGKRKDLNV, encoded by the coding sequence GTGGATACAAGACCGGGATTTCACCAGTCGCTCGAGCTGCTTCAGCAAGAATTAATTCAAATGGGCAGCAATGTGGAGGATTCCATTTATGCGGCTGTCCAGTCGCTCGCCAAGTTGGATGATAAGATGGCTGCAGAAATCATTAAAAAAGACGATGAAATTGACGATTTTTTAACACGCATCGATGAATTGTGTTTGCGTCTGATCGCAACTCAGCAGCCGATGGCCAGCGACCTAAGAATCATTGGAGCTGCAATTAAAATCGCTACTGACTTGGAGCGCATCGCGGATCATGCCGTTGATATTGCCCGAATTACGATTCGCTTTGCCGGAGAGGAGCTGGTAAAGCCGCTGGAAACCATTCCGCAAATGGCGGATATTTCGATCCAGATGCTGCAAGAGAGCTTAATTGCCTACGCGGAGCGGGATGTGCACAGAGCCGCGGCTTTGGCTGAAAAAGACGATCGTGTGGATAAGCTGTACAGCGGCGTTATGCAGGAGTTGATCGGTATGATGAACGAGGATTCGAGCCGTAACAGACAGCTCACGCACTTGCTGTTGGTTGCTCATTACTTGGAACGCGTAGCCGATCACGTGACGAATATCGGCGAAGGCGTCATTTATATGGTTACGGGTAAACGCAAGGATCTGAATGTGTAA
- the pstB gene encoding phosphate ABC transporter ATP-binding protein PstB has product MIATKSKIRADKLNLFYGENHALHDIDLSIEAGTIAALIGPSGCGKSTFLRTLNRMNDLIDNVRITGNVAVDGQNIYGSDSDVVSLRKRVGMVFQRPNPFPMSIYDNIAYGPRIHGIKKKSVLDGIVEKSLAQAALWDEVKDRLNKSALGLSGGQQQRLCIARLLAVEPDVLLMDEPTSALDPISTLKVEELTQTLKEKYTIIIVTHNMQQAARISDMTSFFLNGYLIETDKTDKIFTSPNDQRTEDYITGRFG; this is encoded by the coding sequence ATGATCGCCACCAAATCCAAGATCAGAGCCGATAAATTAAACTTGTTCTATGGGGAGAACCATGCCCTGCATGATATCGATTTGAGCATTGAAGCGGGAACGATTGCAGCTTTGATCGGACCTTCAGGCTGTGGTAAGTCAACCTTTCTGCGAACGCTGAACCGGATGAACGATCTGATCGATAATGTACGCATCACAGGGAATGTAGCTGTTGACGGTCAAAACATTTATGGCTCCGACTCCGATGTAGTTTCTCTTCGAAAGCGTGTCGGCATGGTATTTCAGCGTCCTAATCCGTTCCCGATGAGCATATATGATAACATTGCTTACGGTCCGCGGATTCATGGTATCAAGAAGAAGTCCGTTCTGGATGGAATCGTCGAGAAGAGCCTTGCTCAAGCTGCGCTTTGGGACGAAGTGAAGGACCGACTGAACAAATCGGCTCTCGGACTCTCCGGCGGTCAACAGCAGCGTCTTTGTATCGCGCGCTTGCTGGCGGTTGAACCCGATGTGCTGTTGATGGATGAGCCCACCTCCGCGCTTGACCCGATCTCAACACTGAAGGTGGAAGAGCTGACGCAAACGCTCAAAGAAAAGTACACGATTATCATCGTGACCCACAATATGCAGCAGGCTGCAAGAATCTCGGATATGACATCCTTCTTCTTGAATGGGTATCTGATTGAGACTGATAAGACGGACAAAATCTTCACAAGTCCTAACGATCAACGGACAGAAGACTATATTACAGGCAGATTCGGATAA
- the pstA gene encoding phosphate ABC transporter permease PstA encodes MTSKTTDRLATIYFWASGIAIILILAWFLVKILGEGIPHLSWHFIFGKPEEIKAGGGVGPQLFNSFYVLFLSLVISVPIGVFSGIYLSVYAQKNWFTDLVRISVEALSSVPSIVFGLFGFLLFANLLNLKFSILGGAATVALLNLPVMVRVTEEAIKTVPESYWEASLALGSTKWQAIRKVLIPAALPNLMTGITLIAGRALGESAILIYTAGLSVSRFFPDFNPLKMGETLSVHLWYVGAEALVPDAKDIAKGSAALLLIVVLLFNLLLAIPSRILQKRLTGGK; translated from the coding sequence ATGACTAGTAAAACAACGGACCGACTGGCTACGATCTATTTTTGGGCTTCGGGGATTGCTATCATTCTAATTTTGGCTTGGTTTCTCGTGAAAATATTAGGAGAGGGTATTCCGCATCTGTCCTGGCATTTCATCTTCGGCAAGCCGGAGGAAATCAAGGCTGGGGGCGGGGTAGGTCCACAGCTGTTTAACTCCTTTTATGTGCTGTTTCTGTCACTAGTGATCTCGGTGCCGATTGGCGTCTTCTCGGGTATCTATCTTTCTGTTTATGCACAAAAAAATTGGTTCACTGACTTGGTGCGGATTTCGGTCGAAGCCCTATCCTCCGTACCTTCGATTGTATTTGGACTCTTTGGATTCCTACTTTTTGCAAATCTACTGAACTTGAAATTTTCAATTCTAGGCGGTGCCGCGACCGTAGCACTTCTCAACCTGCCGGTTATGGTTCGTGTAACCGAGGAAGCGATTAAGACTGTGCCAGAATCGTATTGGGAAGCTAGTTTGGCGCTAGGATCAACCAAATGGCAAGCGATTCGCAAGGTTCTCATTCCGGCCGCACTGCCGAATCTGATGACAGGGATTACTCTGATTGCAGGACGTGCTTTGGGTGAATCCGCCATCCTGATTTATACGGCAGGCCTGTCTGTATCCCGATTTTTTCCCGATTTCAATCCGTTGAAAATGGGCGAAACTTTATCCGTCCACCTCTGGTATGTAGGAGCTGAAGCGCTCGTTCCTGATGCTAAGGACATTGCCAAAGGAAGCGCGGCGCTGCTGCTCATCGTTGTTTTGCTATTCAACCTGCTGTTGGCTATTCCAAGCCGTATCCTACAAAAACGATTAACCGGAGGTAAATAA
- the pstC gene encoding phosphate ABC transporter permease subunit PstC, translating to MNMMADKLTNSVEDNSKPTMSKWTRSQYNQDTLMRWVFVGSAALVSVIIFSIIGFVGMQGIKTFQGVSFTEFFFSTDWTPSQNKFGAFPFLYSTMLLTLLSVLFSVPLALSGALFMAKIAPKWVREILRPATDLFVGIPSVVYGLIGMTVIVPALGKITGDIGYGILPAAIILAVMILPTILSISEDAIRSLPIRLEEASLALGATRWQTMWRVLLPAARPGILTGIILGMGRAIGETMAVFMVIGNSPQMPKSLLDSTTVLTTAIVKDMGNTNYGTSWNNALYMMALVLLIISLLLILIIRIVAKRSELK from the coding sequence TTGAACATGATGGCAGACAAACTGACCAACTCAGTAGAAGATAATAGCAAACCGACCATGAGCAAATGGACCCGGTCACAGTACAACCAAGACACCCTGATGCGATGGGTATTTGTAGGGAGCGCAGCTCTGGTGTCGGTCATCATCTTTTCCATTATCGGATTCGTAGGGATGCAGGGGATCAAAACTTTTCAAGGGGTCAGCTTCACCGAGTTTTTCTTCTCTACCGACTGGACGCCTTCACAAAATAAGTTCGGTGCTTTTCCGTTTTTATACAGTACCATGCTGTTAACATTGCTCTCTGTATTGTTTTCGGTTCCGCTGGCCTTGTCCGGAGCCTTGTTTATGGCCAAGATTGCACCAAAATGGGTGAGAGAAATTCTTCGCCCGGCAACCGATCTCTTTGTTGGAATTCCTTCCGTCGTATATGGCTTGATCGGGATGACCGTCATCGTGCCTGCTCTTGGAAAAATTACAGGTGATATCGGCTACGGCATTTTACCAGCAGCGATTATTTTGGCCGTCATGATTCTGCCGACCATTCTGTCCATCTCTGAGGATGCCATTCGATCTCTTCCGATCCGGTTGGAAGAAGCATCACTGGCACTGGGCGCAACGCGCTGGCAGACGATGTGGAGGGTTCTGCTTCCTGCTGCTAGACCAGGTATTCTGACTGGGATTATTCTGGGTATGGGAAGAGCGATCGGTGAAACGATGGCTGTGTTTATGGTGATTGGAAACTCACCGCAAATGCCCAAATCGCTGCTAGATTCCACGACCGTATTGACTACGGCGATTGTCAAAGATATGGGGAACACGAACTATGGTACGAGTTGGAACAACGCGCTCTACATGATGGCACTTGTTCTTCTTATTATATCCTTGCTTCTGATTTTAATTATTCGCATCGTAGCGAAAAGGAGCGAACTGAAATGA
- a CDS encoding phosphate ABC transporter substrate-binding protein, with protein sequence MVGCGAKTETAPKDAAPSASAAASTKPSETPAAAKSDLSGTITASGSSALLPLVKQAATEFMEKNPKVTINVTAGGSGTGIKNVADGTSDIGNSDVEPGDEYKDKDLKDHVAAIAPFAIIVNKDVTIDNLTKQQAADIYMGKITNWKEVGGKDEKIVLVHRPESSGSRKLVKQIILDGKEFSKDGITQENSGAMKTAVGSQAGSIGYVDTPYIDDSIKALKIDNVAFSEDNIKNGSYKLYGVEHMYTKGEAKDPAKAFIDYIRSKDFQDKQVRELKFLPANLLDK encoded by the coding sequence ATGGTAGGTTGCGGTGCCAAAACAGAAACAGCACCTAAAGATGCAGCACCAAGCGCAAGCGCAGCGGCTTCCACAAAGCCGAGTGAAACTCCGGCAGCAGCTAAATCTGATCTTTCCGGTACAATTACAGCTTCCGGTTCCAGTGCACTTCTTCCTCTAGTCAAACAAGCGGCAACTGAATTCATGGAAAAAAATCCGAAGGTTACGATTAACGTAACTGCAGGCGGATCGGGTACAGGAATCAAAAACGTGGCAGACGGCACTTCCGATATCGGGAACTCCGACGTTGAGCCGGGTGATGAATATAAAGATAAAGATTTGAAAGATCATGTTGCAGCTATCGCTCCATTTGCAATCATCGTAAATAAAGACGTTACTATTGATAACTTAACCAAACAGCAAGCGGCTGATATCTACATGGGCAAAATCACGAACTGGAAAGAAGTAGGAGGTAAAGACGAGAAAATCGTTCTGGTTCACCGTCCTGAAAGCTCCGGCTCCCGTAAGTTGGTAAAACAAATCATCCTGGATGGCAAAGAATTCTCTAAAGATGGTATTACACAAGAGAACAGCGGTGCTATGAAAACAGCGGTTGGAAGTCAAGCGGGGTCCATTGGTTATGTGGATACTCCTTACATCGACGATTCGATCAAAGCTCTTAAAATCGATAACGTTGCATTCTCCGAAGACAACATCAAAAACGGTTCTTACAAGCTGTATGGCGTTGAGCATATGTATACAAAAGGTGAAGCAAAAGACCCAGCAAAAGCATTCATAGATTATATCAGAAGCAAAGATTTCCAAGACAAACAAGTGCGCGAACTGAAATTCCTTCCTGCGAATCTTTTGGATAAATAA
- a CDS encoding methyl-accepting chemotaxis protein translates to MKRRLSFPMTMRFKLIASFSAVLLIFLAVALFNLHQMNQIKQHMNDQNDKVRLKVMALEMKETVQELNIIASGLEISKKPEFILKYNSMRQPYNDLLKQIGDTASTPDQLKWRSQLIQASVDYINNFDSAAKMIQGNGTNPVDLQMNLLYIYNESQELKDKIFELVDHFYVAYSESADQAVSESTLLLDQTSHVMLVASVIVFICTVVIALLIIRSFLGPITRLQKAAASIADGDLSHTINSEAKDELGQLSRSFDHMIVQVREMLSAAGRIASSLTEHSHKFRQFSETTASANTDILKAIHEISVGADEQATHSEASSTMIAELEDEMNNITAYTQEMKRSSEEASKGTLKGTEAIKALKESSDSSQEVLKKVNHAMNTLAASSKQIGAITRSITEISTQTNVLALNAAIEAARAGVHGKGFSIIAEEVRQLSQQTNDSSKSISTIIQTLQTQISELQSSLMEAREQADSQTGRVAATIDSFSGIELSMNQITAQIVQVHGRIEQMRQKNDALVESVQFVAAVAQETAAGVEEVNSTSTQQDASIRQIAEEADDIYRLATQLFGEISKFKTGSEAFLASNNNANLKAASIEGNVKEDRKDDVIDKAILQGEAKKEALMREDMQTVENKIGQTVKEKEEETQEQEVHSASGDGSMGTKGKKEDSKTTKEDQEDKKLVHV, encoded by the coding sequence ATGAAGAGAAGACTATCCTTCCCTATGACCATGCGTTTCAAATTAATCGCAAGCTTCAGCGCAGTATTACTCATTTTTCTTGCTGTTGCTCTCTTCAATCTGCATCAAATGAATCAGATTAAGCAGCATATGAACGATCAAAACGATAAGGTCAGGCTGAAGGTCATGGCTCTTGAAATGAAGGAGACCGTACAGGAGCTGAATATTATCGCCTCAGGCCTGGAGATTTCTAAGAAACCGGAGTTTATCTTGAAATACAACAGCATGCGGCAGCCCTACAATGATCTGCTGAAACAAATCGGTGACACAGCCTCCACACCGGACCAGTTAAAGTGGCGAAGCCAATTAATTCAGGCCTCCGTCGACTATATCAATAACTTTGATTCCGCTGCTAAAATGATTCAAGGCAATGGTACCAATCCGGTGGATCTGCAGATGAACCTTCTTTACATCTATAATGAATCCCAAGAATTAAAGGATAAAATCTTTGAGCTAGTCGACCATTTCTATGTCGCTTATTCAGAATCTGCCGATCAAGCCGTAAGCGAGTCGACACTGCTGTTAGATCAAACAAGCCATGTTATGTTGGTCGCCTCTGTCATCGTGTTTATCTGTACCGTCGTCATCGCTCTGCTCATTATCCGCTCCTTCTTAGGCCCAATTACCCGTTTGCAAAAAGCAGCTGCGAGCATTGCCGACGGAGATTTAAGCCATACGATCAATTCCGAAGCTAAGGACGAGCTTGGCCAATTAAGCCGCAGCTTTGATCATATGATTGTGCAGGTTCGCGAGATGCTCAGCGCTGCTGGAAGAATCGCCTCATCTCTGACCGAGCATTCCCATAAGTTCCGCCAATTCAGCGAGACTACCGCCTCGGCCAACACCGATATTTTGAAAGCTATTCATGAGATATCGGTAGGTGCCGATGAGCAGGCTACCCATAGTGAAGCCAGCTCCACTATGATTGCGGAGCTTGAAGACGAAATGAACAACATTACGGCCTACACGCAGGAGATGAAGCGATCGAGCGAAGAAGCGTCTAAAGGGACATTGAAAGGAACGGAAGCGATAAAAGCCTTGAAGGAATCATCCGATAGCTCGCAGGAGGTCTTGAAGAAAGTCAACCACGCTATGAACACACTTGCTGCCAGCTCGAAGCAAATCGGCGCCATTACCCGATCCATTACCGAAATTTCCACACAGACGAACGTGCTTGCCTTGAATGCTGCAATTGAAGCAGCCAGAGCCGGCGTTCACGGCAAAGGGTTCTCAATTATCGCCGAAGAAGTGCGGCAGCTATCCCAGCAAACGAATGATTCTTCCAAATCGATCAGCACCATTATTCAAACGCTGCAAACACAAATTAGTGAGCTTCAAAGCAGCCTGATGGAAGCCCGGGAGCAAGCCGATTCCCAAACAGGGCGGGTAGCAGCCACCATTGATTCCTTCTCCGGTATCGAGCTATCTATGAATCAGATTACAGCTCAGATCGTACAGGTACACGGCAGGATTGAACAGATGCGGCAGAAAAACGACGCTCTGGTCGAATCCGTACAATTCGTAGCCGCTGTTGCGCAAGAAACAGCCGCAGGTGTGGAGGAAGTCAACTCCACCTCGACCCAGCAGGATGCTTCGATCCGTCAAATTGCCGAGGAAGCTGATGATATCTATCGTTTGGCAACACAGCTATTTGGTGAAATAAGCAAGTTCAAGACAGGAAGTGAAGCTTTTCTAGCGTCTAACAACAACGCTAATTTGAAAGCAGCTTCAATAGAAGGCAATGTAAAAGAAGATCGAAAAGATGACGTAATAGATAAAGCAATCTTACAAGGAGAAGCCAAGAAAGAGGCTCTGATGAGGGAAGACATGCAGACGGTAGAAAATAAGATCGGTCAAACAGTGAAAGAAAAAGAAGAAGAGACACAGGAGCAAGAAGTCCATTCTGCCTCAGGTGATGGATCAATGGGAACGAAAGGTAAGAAAGAAGATTCTAAAACAACCAAAGAGGATCAGGAAGACAAAAAGCTGGTACATGTCTGA
- a CDS encoding MBL fold metallo-hydrolase has protein sequence MDKSFTDTFLPLTSISDGQGNQVASDVFAFCVQIVNICLIGDPNQLSKGWVLVDAGMPGSSEAIRRAAEERYGPNTPPQAIILTHGHFDHVGAIEDLLKMWDVPVYAHELELPYLTGISNYPPGDSRVDGGLVSELSPLFPNHGINLGTRVHKLPHDGSVPGLPDWRWVHTPGHTPGHISLFRIKDKVLVAGDAFVTVKQESLYKVITQEQEISGPPKYFTTDWNAAKESVRKLEALHPSAAVTGHGTPMSGSELEQSLSMLAEQFDGIAVPEHGRFVHS, from the coding sequence ATGGATAAGTCATTTACAGATACTTTTTTACCTTTGACTTCGATATCGGACGGTCAGGGGAATCAGGTTGCATCGGATGTATTTGCCTTTTGCGTCCAAATCGTAAATATATGTTTAATTGGCGATCCCAACCAACTAAGTAAGGGATGGGTTTTAGTTGACGCTGGTATGCCTGGCTCATCTGAAGCCATCCGCAGAGCAGCGGAAGAACGATATGGTCCGAACACGCCTCCTCAAGCAATCATATTGACACATGGCCATTTTGATCATGTTGGGGCGATTGAAGATTTGCTTAAGATGTGGGATGTGCCCGTTTACGCGCATGAATTAGAGCTTCCTTATTTGACGGGAATATCCAACTACCCCCCTGGGGATAGCCGTGTAGACGGTGGACTTGTCAGCGAGCTTTCTCCCTTATTTCCGAACCACGGCATAAACCTAGGCACTCGGGTTCATAAGCTGCCGCATGACGGGAGTGTGCCTGGGCTACCGGATTGGCGTTGGGTGCATACACCGGGACACACGCCGGGTCATATTTCCCTATTTCGTATTAAGGATAAGGTTTTGGTGGCTGGAGATGCTTTCGTAACCGTGAAGCAGGAATCACTGTATAAAGTTATCACGCAAGAGCAGGAAATCAGCGGTCCTCCTAAGTATTTCACGACGGACTGGAACGCCGCCAAGGAATCCGTTAGAAAGCTCGAGGCACTGCATCCCTCAGCAGCTGTTACAGGTCACGGGACACCAATGTCGGGCAGCGAACTGGAACAAAGCTTATCGATGCTAGCGGAGCAATTTGACGGTATAGCTGTACCGGAGCATGGACGGTTTGTGCATAGCTAG
- the motB gene encoding flagellar motor protein MotB has translation MSKKKHEEHEEHVDETWLIPYADLLTLLLALFIILFASSQMDSKKYDSIMRSLNSAFTGGTAPLEMFNLIPIDEAANSTKNNNDNQNPPPTKKEDQNAGKLTEKQKKEEEDLEKLKKSVDAFIKDNNLAEQLTTKLDNEKLVITISDKALFDSGSASLKQDAKTLAVPMSELLSSYPDYQVEVSGHTDNIPIHNQEFETNWDLSAKRSVNFMKELLNNSKLNPVMYRSVGYGEFHPVESNDTADGRARNRRVEVSILRNLKPSEDNSGADQGGAANAGQAGSDAQQQAQTSGEGQAQTQAQAQTPAEVQTQAQLPTESQPQAQSSVEDQPQAEQQSQT, from the coding sequence GTGAGCAAGAAAAAACATGAAGAGCATGAAGAACACGTCGATGAAACCTGGCTCATTCCTTATGCCGACTTGCTTACACTTCTGCTAGCCTTGTTTATTATTTTGTTCGCTTCGAGCCAGATGGATAGTAAAAAATACGATTCCATCATGAGATCGCTCAATTCCGCATTTACAGGAGGCACGGCGCCGCTGGAAATGTTCAACCTGATTCCGATCGACGAGGCGGCGAACTCAACCAAGAATAACAATGATAATCAAAATCCTCCTCCGACAAAAAAGGAAGATCAGAATGCGGGGAAGCTTACTGAAAAGCAAAAGAAGGAAGAGGAAGACCTGGAGAAGCTCAAGAAGAGTGTGGATGCCTTCATCAAGGACAATAACCTGGCGGAGCAGCTAACTACGAAGCTCGATAATGAGAAGTTGGTCATTACGATCAGCGACAAAGCTTTATTCGATTCTGGCTCGGCGTCGCTCAAGCAGGATGCCAAAACGCTGGCGGTTCCGATGTCCGAGCTGCTGAGCAGCTATCCCGACTATCAAGTAGAGGTATCGGGGCATACGGATAATATACCGATTCATAATCAAGAATTCGAGACGAACTGGGATCTAAGTGCGAAGCGTTCGGTTAACTTTATGAAGGAATTGCTGAACAATAGCAAGCTAAACCCGGTCATGTATCGTTCAGTCGGGTACGGTGAATTTCATCCGGTAGAAAGCAACGATACAGCGGATGGCCGAGCGCGCAATCGACGGGTAGAGGTAAGCATCCTGCGCAATCTTAAGCCGTCGGAGGACAATAGCGGGGCTGATCAGGGAGGGGCCGCCAACGCAGGTCAGGCGGGTTCTGACGCGCAGCAGCAGGCTCAGACTTCTGGCGAAGGACAGGCACAGACACAGGCACAGGCACAGACACCTGCTGAGGTGCAAACACAGGCACAGTTGCCTACAGAATCACAGCCTCAGGCGCAATCATCTGTTGAAGATCAACCTCAAGCTGAGCAGCAATCGCAGACATAA
- the motA gene encoding flagellar motor stator protein MotA, which translates to MEKSSLIGIVLAFVAIGVGMVLKGASLAALLNPAAMLIIFGGTAAALFIAFPLDDIKKFPKLMKIIFTEQKLMAKKELIETFINWVSITRREGLLSLEKQAEELSDPFMKTGMRLIIDGNDPDFVRDVLLEDIAEMEARHKKFAGIFTQAGTYAPTLGVLGAVVGLIAALGNLSEVEKLGHLISAAFVATLFGIFLGYVICHPFANKLKQKSKKEVEIKLMIVEGLLSIQSGVSANSVKQKMMIFIANSDRAKYDEEAKEATPQ; encoded by the coding sequence ATGGAGAAATCATCACTTATCGGTATCGTTCTTGCCTTCGTTGCAATCGGGGTCGGCATGGTCTTGAAAGGAGCAAGCCTTGCAGCACTACTCAACCCTGCTGCGATGCTGATTATTTTCGGCGGAACGGCGGCGGCACTGTTTATTGCGTTTCCGCTGGATGACATCAAGAAATTTCCTAAATTGATGAAGATCATTTTCACTGAACAGAAGTTAATGGCTAAAAAAGAACTCATCGAAACTTTTATTAATTGGGTATCGATCACTCGTCGTGAGGGTTTGTTGTCTCTAGAAAAGCAAGCCGAAGAATTGTCCGATCCGTTCATGAAAACAGGCATGCGCCTGATCATCGATGGTAACGATCCAGATTTCGTCCGGGATGTACTCCTTGAAGACATTGCTGAGATGGAAGCTAGACACAAGAAGTTCGCCGGTATTTTTACTCAGGCTGGTACGTATGCGCCAACGCTAGGAGTGCTGGGGGCGGTTGTCGGTCTGATCGCAGCGCTCGGTAACCTCAGTGAAGTAGAAAAACTGGGTCACTTGATTTCCGCAGCCTTCGTTGCAACGCTGTTCGGTATCTTCCTCGGATATGTAATCTGTCACCCGTTCGCTAATAAACTGAAGCAGAAATCAAAGAAAGAGGTCGAGATCAAGCTGATGATTGTAGAAGGCCTGCTTTCGATTCAATCCGGTGTTTCTGCTAATTCCGTGAAGCAAAAAATGATGATCTTTATCGCGAACTCTGATCGTGCGAAGTACGATGAAGAGGCGAAGGAGGCCACTCCACAGTGA